One genomic segment of Gossypium arboreum isolate Shixiya-1 chromosome 3, ASM2569848v2, whole genome shotgun sequence includes these proteins:
- the LOC108474863 gene encoding FHA domain-containing protein At4g14490-like — protein sequence MDPPPITLLMVQGPRKDETFVFQPGSAIRIGRVMRGNNLPIKDAGISSKHLSIESVSGKWILRDLGSSNGTTLNSNVLPADTAFDLHDGDTVKLGETTSILIKIEGSGGSGEEVAVVVESRRKNPPRRGKAAKNETGSSNKELENLELEKKENVRVTRSRKNEDSQNCRLDIPKVPENQEAAAKRGKGRRGGRKKNEQEEILEEKETKLTENDDTLIIKEEVDKEEEVLNPLQNEEIQVRNNEENVEHSKIRVKESCDEMENEVRESCDERVEVDLEKMTLRQWFDYLEVHLPKQILEATEEMIEDMRKKAEKVQEYMVEQKKKGKAAVG from the coding sequence ATGGATCCACCGCCGATTACTTTACTGATGGTTCAGGGCCCACGAAAAGACGAAACTTTCGTATTCCAACCCGGTTCCGCCATCCGAATCGGCCGGGTAATGCGTGGCAACAACCTCCCTATCAAAGACGCCGGCATTTCTTCTAAGCACCTATCGATCGAATCCGTATCCGGTAAATGGATCCTTCGAGATCTCGGATCCTCTAACGGCACTACTCTTAATTCCAATGTGCTCCCCGCGGACACTGCATTTGATCTCCACGACGGCGATACGGTGAAGCTGGGAGAGACTACGTCGATCTTGATCAAAATCGAAGGCAGTGGAGGTAGCGGAGAGGAGGTGGCGGTGGTAGTCGAGAGCCGGAGGAAGAATCCGCCGAGGAGAGGTAAGGCTGCGAAGAACGAAACAGGGAGTTCTAATAAAGAATTAGAGAAtttagagttagaaaagaaggaAAATGTTAGGGTTACTAGGAGTAGGAAGAATGAGGATTCCCAGAATTGCAGGTTAGATATTCCAAAGGTTCCTGAAAATCAGGAAGCTGCGGCGAAACGAGGAAAAGGCCGCCGTGGTGGGAGGAAAAAGAACGAGCAGGAAGAAATATTAgaggaaaaagaaacaaaattgaCAGAGAACGATGACACTCTTATCATAAAAGAAGAAGTGGATAAGGAGGAGGAAGTGCTGAATCCATTGCAAAACGAAGAAATTCAAGTAAGAAACAATGAAGAGAACGTAGAACATTCTAAGATTAGGGTTAAGGAGAGCTGTGATGAAATGGAGAATGAAGTTAGGGAAAgttgtgatgaaagggtagaAGTGGATTTGGAGAAGATGACACTAAGGCAGTGGTTTGATTACTTGGAGGTTCATTTGCCCAAGCAGATACTCGAGGCAACAGAGGAGATGATTGAAGATATGAGGAAGAAAGCTGAGAAGGTTCAAGAGTATATGGTGGAGCAGAAGAAAAAGGGTAAAGCTGCTGTGGGTTAG
- the LOC108475068 gene encoding cellulose synthase-like protein G2 produces MASSSSTSLPLHICHGNKLTTIINRSHAVLHSIAISFLIYYRTSFLFHQPTPIIIPWLLLFTSELILSFIWFLGRAYIWRPVYRTVFPERLPNDDKLPAIDVFICTTGPDKEPTIGVMNTLLSAMALDYPPDKLHVYLSDDGGYAITLHAMRESWSFARWWLPFCRRFGIKTRCPEAYFSRTENRDSDSENPHNFMVEREKIKEQYVLFKERVRRAGEESKFKDKGVYTASDHPSCIEVMEENSKEGLLEDQIIEMPLLVYVSREKRTSQFHHFKAGAVNVLLRVSAMLSNSPYILMLDCDMYCNDPTSARQAMCFHFDPEMSPSLAFVQFPQAFRDIRENDIYDSEVRSAYTILWPGLDGLKGPVLSGTNFYIKREALCCHSIRKDIDLRELKDSFGPSNEFINSLRQDYKKPNLNDNGEASNMLLEEAKVLASCSYEDHTKWGKEVGFLYDSVAEDFLTGFVMQCKGWISAYVAPSSSSRPQFLGTSTTNLNDLLTQGIRWGSGLVDVALSRFSPLFYGSSRTSFLHSMGFAELSLFPLLYCLPLWCFATIPPLYLLNGIPLYPEVSDPYFSVFLFIFLSSLSKHLHEVVVTGRPIRKWMNEQRIWMIKSVTCHLYGSLDAILKKFDLRKASFLTTNKVADDEQFKLYREGKFDFRASTIFVAPLVTVMLVNLASIVGGVYRIMFMGADWRKMFGQVLLSFYIILMNYVVIEGMVLRKDKGRIPLYVNVLSIVFSLIFLSLGSIIISI; encoded by the exons ATGGCAAGCTCAAGCTCAACCTCTCTTCCACTCCATATCTGCCATGGCAACAAGCTCACCACGATCATCAACAGGTCACATGCAGTCCTCCATTCAATCGCCATATCTTTCTTGATTTACTATAGGACTTCTTTCTTGTTCCATCAACCCACACCCATAATTATCCCTTGGCTTCTACTTTTTACGTCTGAATTGATTCTTTCTTTCATATGGTTTCTCGGAAGAGCTTACATTTGGCGTCCTGTTTATCGGACCGTGTTTCCGGAGAGGTTGCCAAATGATGACAAACTTCCAGCCATCGATGTTTTCATTTGTACAACGGGACCTGATAAGGAGCCTACGATTGGTGTTATGAACACTTTATTATCAGCTATGGCGCTTGATTATCCACCAGATAAGCTCCATGTTTATCTTTCTGATGATGGTGGTTATGCTATAACTTTGCATGCCATGAGGGAATCCTGGAGTTTTGCAAGGTGGTGGCTTCCATTTTGTAGGAGGTTTGGTATCAAGACTAGGTGTCCCGAGGCTTATTTTTCGAGAACCGAGAATCGTGATTCTGACTCGGAAAATCCCCATAATTTCATGGTAGAAAGGGAAAAAATCAAG GAACAATACGTGTTGTTCAAGGAACGTGTGAGGAGAGCTGGAGAAGAAAGTAAATTCAAGGACAAAGGTGTTTACACTGCAAGCGATCACCCTTCTTGCATTGAG GTAATGGAAGAAAATTCCAAAGAGGGATTGCTGGAAGATCAAATAATTGAGATGCCTCTCCTTGTCTATGTTTCTCGTGAGAAAAGGACTTCTCAATTCCACCACTTCAAGGCTGGAGCCGTCAATGTCCTT CTTCGGGTCTCAGCAATGTTGAGCAACTCTCCTTACATTCTAATGCTTGATTGTGATATGTACTGCAATGACCCAACCTCAGCTAGGCAAGCAATGTGCTTCCACTTTGATCCTGAGATGTCTCCCTCCCTTGCATTTGTGCAGTTCCCTCAGGCATTCCGTGACATACGCGAAAACGATATCTACGACAGTGAAGTTCGATCAGCATACACG ATTTTATGGCCTGGCTTGGATGGATTGAAAGGACCAGTACTTTCTGGTACTAATTTCTATATTAAAAGGGAGGCCTTGTGCTGCCATTCTATTAGAAAAG ATATTGACCTCAGAGAACTTAAGGATTCTTTCGGCCCATCCAACGAGTTCATCAACTCCCTTCGTCAAGACTATAAGAAGCCTAATTTAAATGATAATGGAGAAGCTTCAAACATGTTGCTGGAAGAGGCCAAAGTTTTGGCTTCTTGTTCGTACGAAGATCATACAAAATGGGGTAAAGAG GTAGGTTTTCTGTACGATTCAGTAGCCGAAGATTTCCTTACAGGGTTCGTCATGCAATGCAAAGGCTGGATATCAGCCTATGTTGCTCCATCATCTTCATCAAGGCCCCAATTCTTAGGAACTTCAACTACCAATTTAAATGACCTATTGACACAAGGAATAAGATGGGGTTCAGGGTTGGTCGATGTAGCACTCTCAAGGTTTAGCCCACTCTTTTATGGATCATCGAGGACATCTTTCCTTCACAGCATGGGCTTTGCGGAGCTTTCATTGTTCCCTCTTCTTTATTGCCTCCCTCTTTGGTGCTTTGCCACCATCCCTCCTCTTTATCTCCTTAATGGCATCCCTTTATATCCCGAG GTTTCAGATCCATATTTTAGTGTATTcttgttcattttcctatcatcCCTATCTAAGCATTTACATGAGGTTGTCGTAACCGGAAGGCCAATTCGCAAATGGATGAATGAACAAAGGATATGGATGATAAAATCAGTTACATGCCATTTATATGGAAGCTTGGATGCTATATTGAAAAAATTTGACCTGAGGAAAGCAAGTTTCTTGACCACCAATAAAGTCGCTGATGACGAACAATTCAAGCTATACCGGGAAGGTAAATTCGATTTCCGGGCATCGACCATTTTCGTTGCACCGTTGGTTACAGTAATGTTAGTGAATTTGGCATCCATTGTTGGTGGAGTTTATAGAATCATGTTCATGGGAGCCGATTGGAGAAAAATGTTTGGGCAAGTTTTGCTATCGTTTTACATTATCCTCATGAATTATGTAGTAATTGAAGGGATGGTATTAAGGAAAGATAAGGGTCGCATTCCTTTATATGTCAATGTATTATCTATTGTATTTTCCTTGATTTTCTTGTCATTGGGGTCTATTATAATTtctatttaa
- the LOC108474552 gene encoding uncharacterized protein LOC108474552 isoform X1: MQFMNHRPRVSLNFHFTQPKMNAQFKSLETRHRFSRKSRRGIKVYFDSRSNRSFPSIWRGESTGEYSVRSGYKYLHEGQNQLQINYKQFYKRLWNLELPSKIKITIWRCSRNYLPNYSNLHYKRLMGLATCRRCHTGAETREHLFRDCPVAKEMMITCALWAIWANRNRFLHEGESRSGSQVADFVLNYLKELDDLNHFFPIFEEPILLKYEQL, from the exons ATGCAGTTTATGAATCACCGTCCTAGAGTCTCCCTCAACTTCCACTTCACTCAGCCCAAGATGAATGCCCAGTTCAAGAGCCTGGAGACACGCCATCGCTTCAGCCGCAAAAGCCGACG CGGCATCAAAGTTTATTTTGACTCTCGATCCAACCGGAGCTTCCCATCTATTTGGAGAGGAGAGTCGACTGGTGAGTACTCGGTTCGGAGTGGATACAAGTATCTACATGAAGGCCAGAATCAATTACAGATTAATTACAAACAATTTTACAAGCGCCTATGGAATCTAGAGCTGCcttctaaaattaaaattacaatttGGCGATGCTCTCGTAACTATCTGCCTAACTATAGTAATCTACACTATAAACGGTTGATGGGGCTTGCCACTTGCAGAAGATGCCATACGGGAGCGGAAACGAGAGAGCACTTGTTCAGAGACTGCCCTGTTGCAAAGGAAAT GATGATTACTTGCGCATTATGGGCGATTTGGGCCAACAGAAACAGGTTTCTACATGAAGGGGAATCTAGATCGGGATCTCAGGTAGCAGATTTTGTTTTAAACTATCTAAAGGAGTTAGATGATTTGAATCACTTTTTTCCGATTTTTGAAGAGCCTATTTTGTTGAAATATGAACAACTTTGA
- the LOC108474552 gene encoding uncharacterized protein LOC108474552 isoform X3, with protein MPSSRAWRHAIASAAKADAASKFILTLDPTGASHLFGEESRLKMPYGSGNERALVQRLPCCKGNDDYLRIMGDLGQQKQVST; from the exons ATGCCCAGTTCAAGAGCCTGGAGACACGCCATCGCTTCAGCCGCAAAAGCCGACG CGGCATCAAAGTTTATTTTGACTCTCGATCCAACCGGAGCTTCCCATCTATTTGGAGAGGAGAGTCGACTG AAGATGCCATACGGGAGCGGAAACGAGAGAGCACTTGTTCAGAGACTGCCCTGTTGCAAAGGAAAT GATGATTACTTGCGCATTATGGGCGATTTGGGCCAACAGAAACAGGTTTCTACATGA
- the LOC108474552 gene encoding uncharacterized protein LOC108474552 isoform X2, protein MPSSRAWRHAIASAAKADAASKFILTLDPTGASHLFGEESRLKMPYGSGNERALVQRLPCCKGNCRMITCALWAIWANRNRFLHEGESRSGSQVADFVLNYLKELDDLNHFFPIFEEPILLKYEQL, encoded by the exons ATGCCCAGTTCAAGAGCCTGGAGACACGCCATCGCTTCAGCCGCAAAAGCCGACG CGGCATCAAAGTTTATTTTGACTCTCGATCCAACCGGAGCTTCCCATCTATTTGGAGAGGAGAGTCGACTG AAGATGCCATACGGGAGCGGAAACGAGAGAGCACTTGTTCAGAGACTGCCCTGTTGCAAAGGAAAT TGTAGGATGATTACTTGCGCATTATGGGCGATTTGGGCCAACAGAAACAGGTTTCTACATGAAGGGGAATCTAGATCGGGATCTCAGGTAGCAGATTTTGTTTTAAACTATCTAAAGGAGTTAGATGATTTGAATCACTTTTTTCCGATTTTTGAAGAGCCTATTTTGTTGAAATATGAACAACTTTGA